In Maridesulfovibrio zosterae DSM 11974, a genomic segment contains:
- a CDS encoding anaerobic ribonucleoside-triphosphate reductase activating protein — MTDKTSGWNHLRGLEPLSLCDWPGKTSCVFFLGGCNLNCPTCHNFDMAWNMERLSVLSRNDMIIFLRNRAHWLDGVTITGGEPTTVPGLGEILYEIKQVSKLPIKMDSNGMLPEVLEDILQQELVNVFAIDVKGPYKKYPALTGQAVTAETAQINLEKVFALAEANPKAFYFRLTKVPILTDEDVEIARSYLPDGFDLTIQKYIPPRRNHAHSDNEARRPVGDMVD; from the coding sequence ATGACTGACAAAACTTCTGGATGGAACCACCTTCGCGGTTTAGAGCCGCTGAGCCTCTGCGACTGGCCGGGTAAAACCAGCTGTGTATTCTTTCTTGGTGGATGCAATTTGAATTGCCCCACCTGCCATAACTTCGATATGGCGTGGAACATGGAGAGACTTTCGGTTTTATCCAGAAATGACATGATAATTTTCCTGAGGAATAGAGCACATTGGCTTGACGGGGTCACTATCACAGGTGGAGAGCCAACAACAGTGCCGGGCCTTGGAGAAATTCTTTACGAAATAAAGCAAGTTTCAAAACTGCCAATTAAAATGGACAGTAACGGAATGTTGCCTGAAGTTCTTGAAGACATTCTCCAGCAGGAATTGGTGAACGTATTCGCCATTGACGTTAAAGGACCGTACAAAAAATACCCTGCTCTCACAGGGCAGGCTGTCACTGCTGAAACAGCGCAAATAAACCTCGAAAAGGTCTTTGCCCTGGCTGAAGCTAACCCCAAGGCCTTCTACTTTCGACTGACTAAAGTTCCTATCTTGACAGACGAAGATGTAGAAATTGCCAGAAGCTACCTTCCGGATGGATTTGATCTGACTATTCAGAAATACATTCCTCCAAGGAGAAA